The nucleotide sequence GGGGGTCCTCCTACGCGTCAACCACCACAGCACTATCAAGGAACAAGGCGTTCGGCACTTCGGCATGCCCGCCGTCCATCAACTCAAGCCGTGTCGTGGCGGTGCCGATCTCGGTGATCCGACCGTGGCTGCCGCCGACGCGAATCGTCTGTCCCTCCTGATACCTGTCTCGCACATGCCGACCGGCGGCTACCTGCTTTGCCATGGGCACGGATCCCAGCCCGATCGCCAGTCCGGCTGCCAGTGCTCCGGCCAGACACAACGCTCCCACCAAGAGCAGGATGATGTCTGTGGAGATGCCGATCTGCTGTAAAGCGATGATCACGCCGACGGCGAGGATCAGCGACGACGTCGCCATCCGCGCCCTGGCGGCGATAACGGGCGACACCCTCGTGAGCGCGGCCTCGATCAGAGTTCCGGTGATCTTCCCAAGGGCCCGGGCAATGATCACGACGATGAGTGCAACAAGTGCCTTCGGCAGATACCGCAGCGTCGAGTCGAGCAGGGTGTTGGCCTGGTCGGGATCGATGATGATCAAGGCAGTCACGACCACCACCGCCACGTACAGGACGGGTAGCACCTGGTCGATCAAGTCGGCCACTTTGTTCG is from Acidimicrobiia bacterium and encodes:
- a CDS encoding mechanosensitive ion channel; this translates as MNLRDALTTAGGVLVGLLLISIAWRILRKRLPNKVADLIDQVLPVLYVAVVVVTALIIIDPDQANTLLDSTLRYLPKALVALIVVIIARALGKITGTLIEAALTRVSPVIAARARMATSSLILAVGVIIALQQIGISTDIILLLVGALCLAGALAAGLAIGLGSVPMAKQVAAGRHVRDRYQEGQTIRVGGSHGRITEIGTATTRLELMDGGHAEVPNALFLDSAVVVDA